The Candidatus Bathyarchaeota archaeon DNA window ACGTACAGGTTTTGCGGATCATTCGAGGGTGATTCACAGCACTATAAAACAAAAAATGAGATGGAAGAGTGGGAGAAAAAGAACCCGCTCAATCTTAAAGAAACACTCATCGAGATAGGTGTTTTGACAGAGGCAGAGGTCGAGGACATTGAACAAGAAATTAGATTGGCTATTGAAGAGGCAGTTAGGTATGCGGAAGAAAGCCCATATCCAGAACCCGAGGAAGTGACTAAGGATTTATTCGCCTAGGTTAATGAGGCAATTTGAACATGAGAGAAATAAGATACAGTGAAGCACTTCGTGAAGCTGTACAGGAGGAAATGCGGAAAGATAAGAATGTTTTTGTGCTTGGCGAAGATATAGCATTACACGGTGGCGATTTTGGAGTCACAAAAGGATTGTTGGAAGAATTTGGAGAGAAAAGAATCTTAGACACACCTATATCCGAAACCGCCATCATAGGTCTTTCATTGGGCGCTGCCTCAGTAGGAATGAGACCATTAGCAGAGATAATGTTTGCTGATTTTCTAGGCGTATGCATGGACCAAATACTTAACCATGTATCAAAGATACGATACATGTCTGGCGGGCAAGTAAAATCACCTATAGTGATTAGGACAGCATTTGGCGCTGGAATAAGCGCTGGACCTCAACATTCACAGAGTCCTGAAGCAATATTTATGCACATCCCTGGTTTAAGAATCGCGATGCCATCAACTCCATATGACGCTAAAGGACTGCTTAAAACAGCTATAAGAGATGACAATCCAATAATATTTTTTGAGCATAAACTTCTCTACAAAATGAAAGGCCAAGTTCCCGAAGAAGAGTATTATATCCCATTTGGCAAAGCTGACATCCGAAGAAGTGGTGAAGACGTCACGATATTCGCCACTGCATTGATGGTGCATAAAGCTCTGCTTGCAGCCGAGAAACTTGACAAAGAAGGAATTAGTTCGGAAGTTGTTGATCCACGGACGCTTGCCCCTCTTGACAAGGAAGCAATTATTAACTCAGTAAAAAAGACTGGTAAAATAGTTGTTGTTCATGAAGCTTGGAAAAGATGCGGTATTGGCGCAGAAATTGCGGCAATTATAATTGAAGAGGCTATGGATTATCTAGATGCCCCAATCAAGCGTGTTGCTGGGTTAAACGTACCATCACCCTTCAGTCCAGCTTTAGAAAGACACGTTATACCCAATGAAAATGATATAGTTAAAGCAGTAAAAGAAATTATAAGCAGCTAGTGAATAAGAATTTTTATCATTTGATGGAGATGGAGAAGAAATGGTAACTTACATCAGAATGCCTAAACTCGGTCTGACCATGACAGAAGGAATCGTAGTGAATTGGCTAAAGAAAGAAGGTGACTGGGTGGAAAAAGGGGAAGCCCTCCTAGAAGTAGAGACTGAAAAGATTGTCAACGAAATCGAGGCTGCAGAATCTGGCATATTATTCAAAATAGTCGCTCTAGAAGGAACAGTTGTTCCTGTGTCTGGACTGGTGGCAATTATAGCTAAACCCGGAGAAGAGGTTCCGCCAATTGAAGAAACCC harbors:
- a CDS encoding alpha-ketoacid dehydrogenase subunit beta: MREIRYSEALREAVQEEMRKDKNVFVLGEDIALHGGDFGVTKGLLEEFGEKRILDTPISETAIIGLSLGAASVGMRPLAEIMFADFLGVCMDQILNHVSKIRYMSGGQVKSPIVIRTAFGAGISAGPQHSQSPEAIFMHIPGLRIAMPSTPYDAKGLLKTAIRDDNPIIFFEHKLLYKMKGQVPEEEYYIPFGKADIRRSGEDVTIFATALMVHKALLAAEKLDKEGISSEVVDPRTLAPLDKEAIINSVKKTGKIVVVHEAWKRCGIGAEIAAIIIEEAMDYLDAPIKRVAGLNVPSPFSPALERHVIPNENDIVKAVKEIISS